A window of the Brassica napus cultivar Da-Ae chromosome A2, Da-Ae, whole genome shotgun sequence genome harbors these coding sequences:
- the LOC125580067 gene encoding 2-C-methyl-D-erythritol 4-phosphate cytidylyltransferase, chloroplastic-like, which produces MAMLQATLGFLSSPTFSFSSSYFCPNLSVKSTSLCLGFSCRPSVQRLDFSKRVSRSYRRDARLQSVRCSSSSESDNSNAVVKEKSVSVILLAGGQGKRMKMTIPKQYIPLLGQPIALYSFFTFSHMPEVKEIVVVCDPFFRDIFEEYEDSIDVDLKFALPGKERQDSVHSGLQEIDVNAELVCIHDSARPLVDTEDVEKVLKDGWAVGAAVLGVPAKATIKEVNSDSLVVKTLDRKTLWEMQTPQVIKPELLKRGFELVKREGLEVTDDVSIVEYLKHPVYVTQGSYTNIKVTTPDDLLLAERILSMDS; this is translated from the exons ATGGCGATGCTTCAAGCGACTCTTGGCTTCCTTAGTTCTCCGACATTTTCGTTCTCTTCCTCTTATTTTTGTCCGAATCTTTCAGTCAAGTCGACGTCACTCTGTCTGGGCTTCAGCTGTCGTCCCTCAG TTCAAAGACTTGATTTTTCGAAAAGGGTCAGTAGAAGCTACAGAAGAGATGCTAGATTACAGTCAGTCAGATGTTCTTCATCGTCTGAGTCTGATAAT AGCAATGCAGTTGTGAAGGAGAAGAGTGTCTCAGTGATTCTCTTAGCTGGTGGTCAAGGGAAGAGAATGAAA ATGACCATTCCGAAACAGTATATACCACTCCTTGGTCAGCCTATTGCTTTGTACAG CTTTTTCACCTTTTCACATATGCCTGAAGTGAAGGAGATTGTAGTTGTTTGTGATCCATTTTTCCGAGATATTTTTGAAG AGTATGAAGACTCAATTGATGTTGATCTTAAATTCGCTCTTCCTGGTAAAGAAAGGCAAGACTCTGTTCACAGTGGACTTCAG GAAATTGATGTGAACGCTGAACTTGTTTGCATCCACGACTCAGCAAGACCCTTGGTCGACACTGAAGATGTCGAGAAG GTGCTTAAAGATGGTTGGGCAGTTGGAGCAGCCGTGCTTGGTGTTCCAGCAAAAGCTACAATCAAAGAG GTCAATTCAGATTCACTCGTGGTGAAGACTCTCGacaggaaaaccctttgggaaaTGCAGACACcacag GTGATCAAACCAGAGCTGTTGAAGAGAGGTTTCGAGCTTGTGAAAAG AGAAGGTCTAGAGGTAACAGATGATGTTTCGATTGTTGAATACCTCAAGCATCCTGTTTATGTCACTCAAGGATCTTACACAAACATCAAG gTTACAACACCTGATGATTTACTGCTTGCTGAGAGAATCTTGAGCATGGACTCATGA
- the LOC106396278 gene encoding NADH dehydrogenase [ubiquinone] 1 beta subcomplex subunit 3-A codes for MAKPLGTTGEFFRRRDEWRKHPMLSNQMRHALPGLGIGVGAFCVYLVGEQIYSKLMAPSPSSHQKQPAPSH; via the coding sequence ATGGCGAAACCGTTGGGAACTACGGGAGAGTTTTTCAGGAGAAGGGATGAGTGGAGGAAGCACCCGATGCTTTCTAACCAGATGAGACACGCGCTCCCTGGTCTCGGGATCGGTGTTGGAGCCTTCTGCGTTTACCTCGTGGGAGAGCAGATCTATAGCAAACTCATGGCTCCTTCTCCATCTTCGCATCAGAAACAACCAGCTCCGTCTCACTGA